One window from the genome of Bacillus kexueae encodes:
- a CDS encoding GNAT family N-acetyltransferase yields the protein MNWYEKLNQYFPVQEMKSKEHMEALLQEKGDVYHKDEGKHHVMMYAEFDDFIFIDYIYVSKDARGQGIGHQLLQKLKTKQKPIILEVEPVDESDLDTEKRLKFYQRENFHHAQSIGYRRRSLATKKINEMEILYWSPTDASEEEIFEAMKHTYDQIHTYKDTEWYGESYQDVDEVLTLEEDRTDNIFDEIN from the coding sequence ATGAATTGGTATGAAAAATTAAATCAATATTTTCCAGTCCAAGAAATGAAATCAAAAGAGCATATGGAAGCGTTATTACAAGAAAAAGGTGACGTCTATCATAAAGATGAAGGAAAGCATCATGTCATGATGTATGCTGAATTCGATGACTTCATTTTTATCGACTACATCTACGTGTCTAAGGATGCGCGCGGTCAAGGAATCGGGCATCAATTACTTCAAAAATTAAAAACGAAGCAAAAGCCTATCATTTTAGAAGTGGAGCCTGTAGATGAGTCTGATTTAGACACGGAAAAGCGATTGAAATTTTACCAGCGTGAAAACTTTCATCATGCTCAATCCATTGGATATCGTCGCCGTTCATTAGCGACAAAGAAAATTAATGAAATGGAAATCTTGTATTGGTCTCCAACGGACGCATCAGAAGAAGAAATTTTTGAAGCGATGAAGCATACGTACGACCAAATACATACGTACAAAGATACAGAATGGTATGGAGAGTCGTATCAGGATGTAGATGAAGTGCTAACGCTGGAAGAAGATCGTACGGACAATATTTTCGATGAGATAAACTAA